A single genomic interval of Flavihumibacter rivuli harbors:
- the nudK gene encoding GDP-mannose pyrophosphatase NudK codes for MISDVKILKKELLSDNWYVLNKFTFQYSKKDGSVCQQVREAYDRGNGAVILLYNKEKRKVVLTRQFRLPTYINGNPGGMMIEACAGLLDLDNPEDCIRRETEEETGYRISEVRKVYEAYMSPGSVTEILHFFVAAYSPEMRVNEGGGAAHEDENIEVLEIGFDEAMQMVATGEIRDAKTIMLLQYAALNQLV; via the coding sequence ATGATCAGTGATGTCAAGATCCTGAAAAAGGAACTCCTGTCGGATAATTGGTATGTGCTTAATAAGTTCACTTTCCAGTATAGTAAGAAGGATGGATCTGTTTGCCAGCAGGTGAGGGAAGCATATGATAGGGGAAATGGAGCCGTGATCCTTTTGTATAATAAAGAAAAAAGAAAGGTGGTGCTGACCCGGCAATTCAGGCTGCCGACCTATATCAACGGGAACCCTGGCGGTATGATGATCGAGGCCTGTGCCGGCTTGCTGGACCTGGATAACCCGGAGGATTGCATCCGCCGCGAAACCGAGGAAGAAACCGGTTACAGGATTTCTGAGGTAAGGAAGGTCTACGAGGCATATATGTCGCCGGGCTCTGTAACTGAGATCCTTCACTTCTTTGTAGCGGCCTATTCACCTGAAATGCGGGTCAATGAAGGGGGAGGGGCTGCACATGAGGACGAGAACATAGAGGTCCTGGAGATCGGTTTTGATGAAGCAATGCAGATGGTGGCGACCGGCGAGATCAGGGATGCCAAGACCATCATGCTGCTACAGTATGCGGCATTGAATCAATTAGTCTGA
- a CDS encoding AsmA family protein, which yields MMRMFLKILKYIGIGLVVFIAILFLLPVLFPGKVADNIKLWANQSIDGKLEFRKARLSFFSHFPTLTLTLYDFSLTGSKPFEKDTLLAGEALGFGLNLASLFSDRVTVDRFYVDKALINILVDENGAANYNIYKGKTETKAVAGADTSSTQMKIKGIFIADSRVRYNDQSLPMTIIADGFDYEGHGDMDRAEFELASNFHADSLDFSYDGTPYILRRRVEADLITGVNTSSLVFRFQKNNLMVNRLPVDFSGMMTILKDGYDIDLKVISGITDFGNIFSVLPPEYDPWFRETSFSGTSRITLDLKGGYRAGTGQAPDLLLALWVRNGMIRHKNAPKPLEQVHLAGTLSLPGLNVDSLVIRADTIAFGLDGSVTKARGVWKGLERPFIQLDLESKLDLGMLDQALGLSAVDMKGKLELQAKAEGVYELGQNPASFRPDTILISIPNYDFRATIGNGYLKFEELPLPLRDLGAGIQSACTNGRWQDIRLDVDRLNARVGDGSIQGNLKLEGLDRMRVDGQLNAALQMEDITRSLPLDGYEMGGRLDAIVKVNGQYDPKGKDFPVMDGKVKWQDGTLKTPWYPAALKQLNLDGGIASARGNYSDVAIRIQPLRFELDGQPFWMESTLTNLNDLTYDIKAKGVLDLGKIYQVFAVQDYSLKGLLEADLALAGRQSDAMAGRVRRLNNSGVLRFRDLELRSVAYPAPFLLSKGQLEFRQDKAWLRNCSLHYLQNQFLLNGYIRNIVGYWLQDGVLQGEFTLRSDKMVVDDFMAFSDSDSTSRQVYAEGSSGTVLIPHNLDLRLNSAIKQVEFGKSMISDFKSSMLMSNGKLLLDGAGFRIAGARVDLGASYIPAGPSRADFTFTLKADSFDVQRAYREVSLFREMASSAAKASGLVSVDYSLAGRLNAEMQPVYPSIKGKGVVTLEQVKVNGLKLFGAVSKATGKDSINNPNLKAVVIKSSIQNNIITIERTRMKVFGFRPRIEGQTSLDGRLNLKFRLGLPPFGLIGIPMTITGTADNPLVKVRKGRDEDKLEEVLDESGN from the coding sequence ATGATGAGGATGTTCCTGAAAATCCTGAAATACATCGGGATCGGGTTGGTAGTTTTTATTGCGATTCTTTTCCTTTTGCCTGTTCTCTTTCCTGGTAAAGTAGCAGATAACATCAAGTTGTGGGCTAACCAGTCAATTGATGGTAAACTCGAATTCAGGAAGGCGCGGCTTTCATTTTTCAGTCATTTCCCGACCCTTACACTTACATTATATGATTTCTCCCTGACCGGTTCCAAGCCATTTGAAAAGGATACCCTGCTGGCAGGGGAAGCCCTGGGTTTTGGGTTGAACCTGGCTTCCCTTTTTTCCGACCGTGTTACCGTTGACCGGTTTTATGTGGATAAGGCGCTCATCAATATTTTGGTTGATGAGAATGGTGCTGCCAATTACAATATCTACAAAGGCAAGACAGAAACCAAGGCTGTTGCAGGTGCAGATACTTCTTCCACACAAATGAAGATCAAAGGCATTTTCATTGCTGATAGCCGGGTACGCTATAATGACCAATCACTGCCCATGACGATCATTGCCGATGGTTTCGATTATGAAGGTCATGGTGATATGGATCGGGCAGAATTTGAACTGGCATCAAACTTCCATGCCGATAGTCTTGATTTCAGCTACGATGGCACACCGTATATTTTGAGGCGTCGCGTGGAAGCCGACCTTATTACCGGTGTCAATACTTCTTCCCTGGTATTCAGGTTCCAGAAGAATAACCTGATGGTCAATAGACTTCCCGTTGATTTTTCAGGTATGATGACCATCCTTAAGGATGGTTATGATATTGACCTGAAGGTCATTTCCGGCATTACCGACTTCGGGAATATCTTTTCCGTGCTACCGCCGGAATACGATCCCTGGTTCAGGGAAACCAGTTTTAGTGGTACCAGCAGGATCACACTTGACCTGAAAGGAGGCTATAGGGCTGGTACGGGTCAGGCTCCTGACCTGCTCCTTGCCCTCTGGGTGAGGAATGGGATGATCCGCCATAAGAATGCCCCAAAACCATTGGAACAGGTACACCTGGCGGGAACACTTAGCTTACCCGGCCTTAACGTGGATAGCCTGGTCATCAGGGCAGATACGATCGCATTTGGGTTGGATGGTTCAGTGACCAAAGCAAGGGGGGTATGGAAGGGATTGGAAAGACCATTTATTCAGCTTGATTTGGAGAGTAAACTTGATTTGGGTATGCTGGACCAGGCACTGGGGCTTTCTGCTGTTGATATGAAAGGGAAACTGGAACTGCAGGCAAAGGCAGAGGGTGTCTACGAATTAGGCCAAAACCCCGCCAGTTTCCGTCCGGATACCATCCTGATTTCCATCCCGAATTATGATTTCAGGGCTACTATCGGTAATGGCTACCTGAAATTCGAAGAACTTCCCTTGCCGCTCCGTGACCTGGGTGCTGGTATTCAATCTGCCTGTACCAATGGCAGGTGGCAGGATATCCGGCTGGATGTTGATAGACTGAACGCCCGTGTAGGGGATGGTTCGATCCAGGGTAATTTGAAGTTGGAAGGGCTTGATCGAATGCGGGTAGATGGACAACTGAATGCAGCCTTGCAAATGGAGGATATAACCAGGTCTCTTCCGCTGGATGGATATGAAATGGGAGGAAGGTTGGATGCCATTGTCAAGGTGAATGGTCAGTATGATCCGAAGGGTAAGGATTTCCCGGTGATGGATGGCAAGGTCAAATGGCAGGATGGAACCCTCAAGACGCCCTGGTATCCCGCTGCTTTGAAGCAACTTAACCTTGATGGGGGTATTGCCTCAGCAAGGGGTAATTATAGCGATGTCGCTATCAGGATCCAGCCATTGAGGTTTGAGTTGGATGGCCAGCCGTTCTGGATGGAATCCACATTGACAAACCTGAATGACCTGACTTATGATATCAAGGCCAAAGGTGTGTTGGACCTGGGTAAGATTTACCAGGTCTTTGCTGTACAGGATTATAGCCTGAAAGGATTGCTGGAAGCGGACCTTGCATTGGCCGGCAGGCAGTCTGATGCTATGGCCGGAAGGGTAAGGCGATTGAACAACAGTGGTGTCCTCCGGTTCAGGGACCTGGAATTGCGGTCGGTTGCTTATCCTGCGCCCTTCCTGCTGTCAAAGGGACAGCTGGAGTTTCGTCAGGACAAGGCCTGGTTGCGCAATTGTTCCCTGCACTACCTCCAGAACCAATTCTTGCTGAATGGATACATCAGGAATATTGTCGGGTATTGGTTGCAGGACGGTGTTTTGCAGGGGGAGTTTACCCTTCGTTCAGATAAAATGGTCGTTGATGATTTTATGGCATTTTCCGATAGTGACAGTACATCCCGGCAGGTCTATGCAGAGGGCAGTAGTGGCACTGTGCTGATACCCCACAATCTTGACCTTAGGTTGAACAGCGCCATTAAGCAGGTGGAATTTGGGAAGTCGATGATCAGTGATTTCAAAAGTTCAATGTTGATGTCAAATGGAAAGCTTTTGCTCGATGGTGCTGGTTTCAGGATTGCTGGAGCCAGGGTGGACCTGGGCGCCAGTTATATTCCTGCCGGTCCATCAAGGGCTGATTTCACCTTCACGCTGAAAGCCGATTCATTTGATGTGCAGAGGGCATACAGGGAGGTTAGCCTGTTCAGGGAAATGGCGAGTTCTGCTGCCAAGGCATCAGGGTTGGTTTCAGTGGATTATTCCCTTGCCGGCCGATTAAATGCGGAAATGCAACCGGTCTATCCTTCCATCAAAGGGAAAGGAGTGGTTACCCTGGAGCAGGTGAAAGTGAATGGACTGAAATTATTTGGGGCAGTAAGTAAGGCAACAGGTAAGGATAGCATCAACAATCCCAACCTGAAGGCAGTAGTGATAAAATCTTCCATCCAAAACAATATCATCACCATTGAACGCACCAGGATGAAAGTTTTTGGCTTCCGGCCCAGGATCGAAGGCCAGACCTCCCTCGACGGCCGCTTGAATTTGAAATTCCGTTTGGGGCTTCCGCCTTTTGGCCTGATCGGTATCCCCATGACCATCACCGGAACGGCCGATAACCCCCTTGTTAAGGTTCGCAAGGGTAGGGATGAGGATAAATTGGAAGAAGTCCTGGACGAAAGCGGGAATTAA
- a CDS encoding APC family permease, giving the protein MNNNKGLNRSLGLQYVIGVVIANIIGSGVYKKVAPMSAELGSSGWVLVAWAVAGLVTICGALCNAEVAGLLANTGGEFAYYKKIYNRFFAFMFGWSLFAVIQTAAISSIAYIFAQSVDSIFHLPPVLASLKEWNIGGVFYPFADFPVKLVAIALIILLTFINSRGVKTGAGVSNAILMMVFAGILIIIVFGLGSGHADLGRSVDFSSTGDKAISISPFFTAMLAAFWAYQGWYSIGFIGGEVKDAKTILPKGIVIGVLIIIITYLLINATYLALLSNVELTAIYQAGNKIAAIEAVKVFWGENGALFISILIILTTLGCTNATILTAARPYYAMAKEGLFFRPVARLNNAQAPVNSLVLQCIWASVLVLSGSFDQLSDMVIFGVFLYYGATALGVFILRRTMPDAPRPYKVWAYPVLPALFVFFCVLLMLNTFVARPREAILGLVLMMSGVPMYFWFTRKNRQQEQPTEVDQ; this is encoded by the coding sequence ATGAACAACAATAAAGGGTTGAACAGGTCGCTGGGATTACAGTATGTAATTGGGGTAGTGATCGCCAATATCATAGGCTCAGGTGTTTACAAGAAAGTTGCACCCATGTCAGCTGAGTTGGGGTCTTCGGGTTGGGTGCTGGTGGCCTGGGCAGTGGCTGGACTGGTGACCATTTGTGGGGCCTTGTGTAATGCGGAAGTGGCAGGATTGCTGGCCAATACCGGTGGTGAGTTCGCCTATTATAAAAAGATATATAACCGGTTCTTTGCCTTCATGTTTGGCTGGTCGCTCTTTGCTGTGATTCAGACAGCAGCCATTTCATCTATTGCCTACATCTTTGCCCAGTCTGTTGACAGTATCTTCCATCTGCCGCCTGTTTTAGCTTCACTCAAGGAATGGAATATAGGGGGTGTATTTTATCCATTCGCTGATTTCCCCGTCAAACTCGTGGCGATTGCCTTGATCATCTTGCTCACCTTCATCAATAGCAGGGGGGTGAAGACAGGGGCAGGTGTGAGCAATGCCATCCTGATGATGGTCTTTGCCGGGATCCTGATCATTATTGTATTTGGGCTGGGCAGTGGCCATGCCGACCTGGGCAGGAGTGTTGACTTCTCCTCAACCGGCGATAAGGCTATTTCCATCAGTCCATTTTTTACAGCCATGCTTGCAGCCTTCTGGGCCTACCAGGGATGGTATTCCATTGGGTTCATTGGTGGGGAAGTGAAAGATGCCAAAACCATCCTCCCCAAAGGGATCGTGATAGGAGTACTCATTATCATCATCACCTATTTATTGATCAATGCCACCTACCTGGCCCTGCTCTCAAATGTGGAGTTGACGGCTATCTACCAGGCAGGGAATAAAATAGCAGCGATCGAAGCAGTTAAAGTATTCTGGGGGGAGAACGGCGCCTTATTCATATCCATCCTGATCATCCTCACTACTCTTGGATGCACGAATGCCACCATCCTCACTGCTGCGCGTCCTTATTATGCAATGGCCAAAGAAGGTTTGTTCTTCAGGCCTGTGGCAAGGCTGAATAATGCCCAGGCTCCGGTGAATAGCCTGGTATTACAATGTATTTGGGCTTCAGTATTGGTGTTGTCAGGTAGTTTTGATCAACTATCCGATATGGTGATCTTTGGCGTATTCCTCTACTATGGCGCTACAGCCCTGGGTGTGTTCATCCTGAGAAGGACCATGCCCGATGCCCCCAGGCCCTACAAGGTTTGGGCCTACCCCGTACTGCCAGCTTTATTTGTATTCTTTTGTGTCCTGTTAATGCTGAACACATTCGTCGCAAGACCCAGGGAAGCCATACTAGGCCTGGTGCTGATGATGAGCGGGGTGCCGATGTATTTCTGGTTTACCCGTAAGAACAGGCAGCAGGAACAACCAACTGAGGTCGATCAATAG
- a CDS encoding nuclear transport factor 2 family protein, whose product MKKLLFWGMSSLFFIACNNQPADEKKSGDESGKGQTTAYVNPSAEFADPKYIEMGKQALAALSAGDVDGWLKNYADNAVYVWNSGDSISGKAAITAYWKKRRMEVIDSLTFSNHVFLPINVKQPQSVEQPGIWLLGWYQVNAKYKSGKSMTQWMHVDMHFNANDKVDRVIQYIDRVPINAAAPSN is encoded by the coding sequence ATGAAAAAGCTGCTATTTTGGGGAATGAGTTCCCTGTTCTTTATTGCCTGTAACAATCAGCCGGCTGATGAAAAAAAATCCGGGGACGAATCAGGCAAGGGCCAGACAACCGCATATGTCAACCCGTCGGCAGAATTTGCGGATCCAAAGTATATAGAGATGGGAAAACAAGCGCTTGCGGCCTTGTCAGCAGGTGATGTTGATGGTTGGTTGAAGAATTATGCCGACAATGCTGTTTATGTATGGAACAGCGGGGATAGTATTTCAGGCAAAGCCGCCATCACTGCTTACTGGAAAAAGAGGAGAATGGAAGTGATCGACTCCCTTACCTTCTCCAACCATGTTTTCCTTCCCATTAACGTAAAACAGCCCCAAAGCGTTGAACAGCCCGGCATCTGGTTATTGGGCTGGTACCAGGTTAATGCCAAATACAAATCAGGGAAAAGTATGACCCAGTGGATGCATGTGGACATGCATTTTAATGCCAATGACAAAGTGGACAGGGTAATCCAATATATTGACCGGGTGCCGATCAATGCAGCAGCCCCAAGTAATTGA
- a CDS encoding c-type cytochrome, whose amino-acid sequence MKKKILTWLGVIILLTLTGVAIATGMRQHITYSAPLPDIHAVKDSAVIARGRHIVLGPGHCADCHSNVPGKDSLLKAGLDVPLTGGYLFDLPFGKFYTKNLTPDKETGIGSKSDPELARVIRYGVHADGQMVLPFMPFQHMADEDLVAVLSYLRSLKPVHNRIPENEYNLMGKMLKAFVLKPVGPTEKIPASVKADTSVAYGRYLSMVVANCYECHTQRDGVGNFIGEPMAGGLVFETPGKSTLVTPNLTPDSSSRIFGWSRQMFIGRFRMGKLIEHSHMPWAAFSRMSDDELTAIYNYLHTLKPTKMPKVEQ is encoded by the coding sequence ATGAAAAAGAAGATCCTGACCTGGTTGGGGGTAATCATTTTGCTTACCCTGACCGGTGTTGCCATCGCAACCGGAATGCGGCAACACATCACCTATTCCGCGCCCTTGCCAGATATCCACGCTGTAAAGGATAGTGCAGTAATTGCCCGGGGCAGGCATATTGTCCTCGGTCCCGGTCATTGCGCTGATTGCCATAGCAACGTGCCTGGCAAGGACTCCCTGTTGAAAGCCGGGCTTGATGTGCCACTCACCGGTGGTTACTTGTTCGACCTGCCGTTTGGAAAGTTCTATACAAAGAACCTTACGCCTGACAAGGAAACAGGTATCGGGTCGAAATCCGATCCGGAACTGGCCAGGGTGATACGCTACGGTGTACATGCCGATGGCCAGATGGTTTTACCCTTCATGCCTTTCCAGCATATGGCCGATGAAGACCTGGTGGCGGTGCTTTCTTACCTGAGGTCGCTGAAACCTGTACACAACAGGATTCCCGAAAATGAATACAACCTGATGGGTAAGATGCTCAAAGCTTTTGTCCTTAAACCGGTTGGCCCTACGGAAAAGATACCTGCTTCAGTTAAAGCGGATACTTCGGTTGCCTATGGCCGTTATCTCTCCATGGTAGTGGCCAATTGCTATGAATGCCACACCCAGCGCGACGGTGTTGGAAATTTTATTGGGGAGCCAATGGCGGGCGGCCTGGTATTTGAAACGCCGGGTAAGTCAACCCTGGTCACGCCCAACCTGACACCCGATAGCAGCAGCCGTATATTTGGCTGGTCCAGGCAAATGTTCATCGGCCGTTTCAGGATGGGTAAACTGATCGAACACTCCCATATGCCCTGGGCCGCCTTCTCGAGGATGTCTGATGATGAACTGACGGCCATTTACAATTACCTGCATACCCTGAAACCTACAAAAATGCCAAAGGTTGAGCAGTAA
- the rpe gene encoding ribulose-phosphate 3-epimerase produces MIVSPSLLASDFLNLGAECKMLNESEADWFHLDIMDGSFVPNISYGLPVVEQIRKATMKICDVHLMIEAPDRYIEAFRKAGADILTVHIEACRHLHRTIQEIKKMGMIAGVALNPHTPVQLLQDILQDIDLVLIMTVNPGFGGQKFIPHTLNKVKMLRQRIDQLGLDVKIEVDGGVTLENAQALADAGADILVAGSSIFNAPDPSAAIASFKKISRQST; encoded by the coding sequence ATGATCGTTTCACCATCTTTACTGGCATCGGATTTCCTCAACCTGGGGGCGGAATGTAAAATGCTCAATGAAAGCGAGGCGGACTGGTTCCATCTGGACATTATGGATGGCAGTTTCGTACCCAATATCAGCTATGGGTTACCGGTAGTGGAACAGATCAGGAAAGCCACTATGAAGATATGTGATGTGCACCTGATGATCGAAGCCCCTGATCGATATATTGAAGCCTTTAGAAAAGCAGGTGCCGACATCCTTACCGTCCATATAGAAGCCTGCAGGCATTTACACCGAACCATCCAGGAGATCAAGAAAATGGGGATGATCGCGGGCGTTGCCCTGAATCCCCATACCCCTGTCCAGCTATTGCAGGACATCCTGCAGGATATCGACCTTGTACTGATCATGACCGTTAACCCGGGGTTTGGGGGCCAGAAATTCATCCCCCATACGCTAAACAAGGTGAAGATGCTCAGGCAGCGGATCGACCAGCTCGGCCTGGATGTTAAGATCGAAGTAGATGGCGGTGTTACCCTGGAAAACGCGCAAGCCCTTGCAGACGCAGGTGCCGATATCCTTGTCGCCGGCAGCTCCATTTTCAATGCCCCCGATCCTAGCGCAGCCATTGCTTCCTTCAAGAAGATCTCCAGGCAGTCAACATAG
- a CDS encoding TonB-dependent receptor, with translation MRFILFTILCLLNTCAFAQVKQATIRGKVVDEEERPLAGVNVTLLGRSAGIRTSDSGTFMIKVPADKALALVFSYTGYKTVQRNFLLSLNEEEQVTIKLEKGVTQLEEVTVTDQRQRREAGLVTLNPKQAINIPSPTGGIESLIKVIVGSNNELTSNYSVRGGSYDENLIYVNDFEVFRPYLVRNGQQEGLSFINPEMTRSVQFYNGGFQARYGDKLSSVLDVGYRKPRRFGGSAYVGLLEQGVHLEGTGAKNRFSYLVGARHRNNRNLLSSQETEGNYVPSAADFQGLFTWQFSEKWSVELLGNFSQTRFKFKPAFSQPSTSVFSPFFSANLGLDIYFDGQEEDQYKTNMLGLSIIQQARKNLRLKWMASRFQNKENESIDIAGAYLFGERQFDKNEADYGLIVNPLGAGVFQNYARNRLDISVLNFSHKGTYDKGRHYFLWGLSYEQQKVKDQLKEWEYQDSAGYSLPYNASEFFLFKSLESTADFTVNRLSGYVQDNISFGDSSGFALQAGLRFNYNDLNKEFLVSPRVGASWKPMKWKKDVIFKASAGIYQQPPFYREMRRYDGSVNYDLLAQKSWQVSAGLDYSFVAWNRVLRLTTEAYYKRMWDVVPYDIDNIRMRYYGENNAKAYATGIEARLFGEIVKDAESYVSLGFMRTREDITGDTYYNYTLDSLNRPVDSTLTENGWLRRPTDRLITVGLFFQDYLSTNKNFKVYLNTIYGTNLPYNIPNSVKYRNALVIDPYLRIDIGFSALLLDSDKSKRRSHNPFRNFENIWATLEVFNIIDRANTISYLLIKDYTNTVYAIPNRLTPRLLNLKLIARW, from the coding sequence ATGCGCTTTATCCTTTTCACCATTTTATGCCTATTGAACACCTGCGCCTTTGCACAGGTGAAACAAGCCACCATTCGCGGGAAGGTGGTGGATGAAGAAGAACGCCCGCTGGCAGGGGTGAATGTAACCCTGCTCGGGAGAAGTGCTGGAATACGAACCAGCGACTCCGGCACCTTTATGATAAAAGTACCGGCGGACAAGGCATTGGCGCTGGTCTTTTCCTATACCGGCTATAAAACCGTTCAGCGTAATTTCCTGTTGAGCCTTAATGAAGAAGAACAGGTAACTATCAAATTGGAAAAGGGCGTGACACAACTGGAAGAAGTAACGGTCACGGACCAACGACAAAGAAGGGAGGCAGGCCTGGTCACCTTAAATCCCAAACAGGCCATCAATATCCCCTCTCCCACCGGCGGCATTGAGAGCCTGATCAAGGTGATCGTCGGGTCCAACAATGAACTCACTTCCAATTATTCGGTCAGGGGTGGTAGTTATGACGAGAACCTCATTTACGTCAATGATTTCGAGGTATTCAGGCCCTACCTGGTGCGCAACGGCCAGCAGGAGGGATTAAGTTTCATCAACCCTGAAATGACCCGCTCCGTGCAGTTTTACAACGGAGGCTTCCAGGCACGCTATGGCGATAAGCTTTCCAGTGTATTGGATGTGGGCTACCGCAAGCCCAGGCGCTTTGGAGGTTCTGCCTATGTAGGGTTATTGGAACAGGGGGTACATCTTGAAGGCACAGGAGCCAAAAACCGATTCAGCTACCTGGTGGGGGCCAGACACCGCAACAACCGGAACCTGCTTAGCAGCCAGGAAACCGAAGGAAACTATGTACCCTCCGCTGCAGACTTCCAGGGATTATTCACATGGCAGTTCTCGGAAAAATGGTCAGTGGAACTTTTGGGCAATTTCTCCCAAACCCGGTTCAAATTCAAGCCTGCATTCAGCCAGCCCTCCACGTCCGTCTTCTCCCCTTTCTTCTCCGCCAACCTTGGACTGGACATTTATTTTGATGGACAGGAAGAAGACCAATACAAGACCAATATGCTGGGGCTGTCCATCATCCAACAAGCAAGAAAGAACCTGCGCCTGAAATGGATGGCCTCAAGGTTCCAGAACAAGGAAAACGAATCGATCGATATTGCAGGCGCTTACCTCTTCGGTGAAAGGCAATTCGACAAGAACGAGGCCGACTATGGCCTGATCGTCAATCCGCTGGGAGCAGGTGTATTCCAGAACTATGCCCGAAACAGACTGGACATATCGGTATTGAATTTTTCCCATAAGGGCACTTATGATAAAGGCAGGCATTATTTCCTTTGGGGACTATCGTATGAGCAGCAAAAGGTAAAGGACCAGTTGAAGGAATGGGAATACCAGGACAGTGCCGGTTATTCCCTGCCTTATAATGCAAGCGAATTCTTCCTTTTTAAGTCCCTGGAATCAACAGCTGACTTTACTGTAAACAGGTTAAGCGGATATGTACAGGACAATATCAGTTTTGGCGATTCATCAGGCTTTGCCTTGCAGGCAGGCCTACGGTTCAACTATAACGACCTGAACAAGGAATTCTTGGTCTCCCCCCGCGTAGGCGCTTCCTGGAAACCGATGAAATGGAAAAAGGACGTGATCTTCAAGGCATCAGCAGGCATCTACCAGCAACCGCCATTCTACCGCGAAATGCGCAGGTATGATGGCTCCGTGAACTACGACCTGCTGGCCCAGAAGAGCTGGCAGGTTTCTGCAGGGCTGGATTATAGTTTTGTGGCCTGGAACAGGGTCCTTCGATTAACCACCGAAGCCTATTACAAAAGGATGTGGGATGTAGTACCCTATGATATTGACAATATACGGATGCGCTATTATGGCGAAAATAACGCCAAGGCCTATGCGACGGGGATCGAGGCCCGGCTCTTTGGGGAGATCGTCAAGGATGCGGAGAGCTATGTTAGTCTTGGCTTCATGAGGACAAGGGAAGACATCACCGGAGATACTTATTATAACTATACTTTGGATTCCCTCAACCGGCCGGTTGACAGCACCCTAACCGAAAATGGCTGGCTGAGGCGACCGACAGACCGGTTGATCACCGTGGGGCTCTTCTTCCAGGATTATTTGTCAACCAACAAGAATTTCAAGGTGTACCTCAACACCATCTATGGCACCAACCTTCCGTACAATATCCCGAATAGTGTCAAGTACAGGAACGCCCTGGTCATTGACCCTTACCTGCGTATAGACATCGGGTTTAGTGCACTATTGCTGGACAGCGATAAGAGTAAGCGCAGGAGCCATAACCCGTTCAGGAACTTTGAGAATATCTGGGCCACACTGGAAGTATTCAATATCATCGACCGGGCCAACACTATTTCTTACCTCCTGATCAAGGATTACACCAATACCGTTTATGCCATTCCCAACAGGCTTACCCCAAGGCTGTTGAACCTGAAACTCATTGCCCGCTGGTAA
- a CDS encoding pyridoxine 5'-phosphate synthase, translating into MTKLSVNINKFATIRNSRGGNNPDVLKVAIDAQLFGADGVTVHPRPDERHIRYADVRAIKPIITTEFNIEGNCREQKFVDLVLEVKPDQVTLVPDAEGQLTSDHGWDTIRHKDYLVEMIGIFKAAGIRTSIFVDPVIEMVEGALETGTDRIELYTEAYARHYHEDREQAIAPYVAAAKRAHELGLGINAGHDLDLDNLRYFAEHIPYLDEVSIGHALVCDALYLGFENTIQLYKRQLRF; encoded by the coding sequence ATGACAAAGCTCAGTGTAAACATCAACAAGTTTGCCACCATCAGGAATAGCCGCGGCGGCAATAACCCGGATGTATTAAAGGTGGCCATTGATGCACAGCTCTTCGGAGCCGATGGCGTAACAGTGCATCCGAGACCAGATGAACGCCATATCCGTTATGCAGACGTAAGGGCCATCAAACCCATCATTACTACTGAGTTCAATATAGAAGGAAATTGCCGGGAGCAGAAATTTGTTGACCTTGTACTGGAAGTAAAACCAGACCAGGTGACCCTGGTGCCGGATGCAGAAGGCCAACTCACTTCCGATCATGGCTGGGACACTATCCGACACAAAGATTACCTGGTGGAAATGATCGGTATCTTCAAGGCGGCAGGCATCCGCACCTCCATATTTGTTGACCCGGTGATTGAAATGGTAGAAGGGGCCCTTGAGACAGGAACCGACAGGATCGAACTCTACACGGAAGCTTATGCCAGGCATTACCATGAAGACAGGGAACAGGCCATCGCCCCTTATGTTGCTGCAGCCAAAAGGGCACATGAACTGGGCTTAGGCATCAATGCCGGCCATGACCTGGACCTTGATAACCTCCGCTATTTTGCCGAACATATTCCTTATCTGGATGAAGTTTCGATCGGTCATGCGCTGGTATGCGATGCACTTTACCTGGGTTTTGAAAACACCATTCAATTGTATAAAAGGCAGCTCAGGTTTTAG